A section of the Canis lupus baileyi chromosome 5, mCanLup2.hap1, whole genome shotgun sequence genome encodes:
- the PLA2G2E gene encoding group IIE secretory phospholipase A2, whose amino-acid sequence MKPPPLLTFLCLLVAPAGGNLVQFGVMIERMTGKPALQYNDYGCYCGVGGSHWPVDPTDWCCHAHDCCYGRLEKLGCEPKLERYLFSASRHSIFCAGKTACQRQTCECDRKATLCFRHHLGTYNRNFVRYPNKLCSGPTPPC is encoded by the exons atgAAGCCTCCCCCTCTCCTGACCTTCCTTTGCCTCCTGG tgGCCCCGGCTGGCGGGAACCTGGTGCAGTTTGGGGTGATGATCGAGCGGATGACGGGGAAGCCGGCGCTGCAGTACAACGACTACGGCTGCTACTGTGGCGTCGGGGGCTCCCACTGGCCCGTGGACCCCACCGACTG GTGTTGCCATGCCCACGACTGCTGCTACGGGCGTCTGGAGAAGCTGGGCTGCGAACCCAAGCTGGAAAGGTATCTCTTCTCCGCCAGCAGGCACAGCATCTTCTGCG CTGGGAAAACCGCCTGCCAGCGTCAGACCTGCGAGTGTGACCGGAAGGCCACCCTCTGCTTCCGCCACCACCTGGGCACCTACAACCGCAACTTCGTCCGTTACCCCAACAAGCTGTGCAGCGGCCCCACGCCGCCCTGCTAG